One Lytechinus variegatus isolate NC3 chromosome 11, Lvar_3.0, whole genome shotgun sequence DNA segment encodes these proteins:
- the LOC121423695 gene encoding LOW QUALITY PROTEIN: splicing regulatory glutamine/lysine-rich protein 1-like (The sequence of the model RefSeq protein was modified relative to this genomic sequence to represent the inferred CDS: deleted 2 bases in 1 codon): MVVTKVAQVNNVSSTASTLDQVRSLFSFLGKIEDIRLFPKEDSVLPVTARICFILFEDPTSVGMAQHLTNTVFIDRPLQVSPFAEGSMPEESKALQMVASLTGGLGGSIPSLVPNTTASTAAAASGAGLLPTPPQPLMSQITQPPAALAAAAAVGAGDNLSLLSDSFSALGVPQPPPLNNVDPSKVEEIRRTIYVGNLDSATVLAEQLLTFFQQVGEVKYVRMAGDETQPTRFAFVEFTDQASVAKALTHNGVMFAGRPIKINHSNNAIVKPPGKTQEAIQRELAETMKQVRDAQALIQAAIDPALQPEVKDKVKAVVAAEEKDEKKDKKRSPSPSRRRRSRSRSRRRSRSRSPRRSHSRRRSRSWTPPPRRRSRSPRRRRSRTPPRRSRTPPRRRRSRTRSPPPRRRRSRSKSRDRRSRSRDRRRPKSRTPPRSYSSRRRSRSKSRDRSRSHSPIRRRRSPSRSPPPPPRRRSRTRSPPIRSKRRSRSRSPIPIRRRHSPSRSISPPKRRSRSGSRSPPRKHKKEKKNRRSRSKERSSSSRKHKKDKDKDKEREKEKDKERDRSSERKSKDEDPSKSGKPSKVKRDYDEEEKGFNSDKEEGDAGGEGKGKGYDADADIQNVDMDMDSD; the protein is encoded by the exons ATGGTGGTGACCAAAGTTGCCCAAGTGAATAATGTTTCATCAACTGCATCA ACGTTGGATCAAGTGCGGTCCCTTTTCAGCTTTCTCGGCAAGATTGAAGACATTCGACTTTTTCCAAAAGA AGACTCTGTCCTGCCGGTAACCGCCAGAATATGTTTTATTCTGTTCGAAGATCCAACCAGTGTTGGGATGGCCCAACACCTGACCAACACGGTCTTTATAGATAGGCCTCTGCAAGTTTCACCATTTGCTGAAG GTTCAATGCCAGAGGAGAGCAAGGCACTGCAGATGGTGGCTAGTCTAACCGGTGGCCTTGGGGGATCTATACCTAGTCTGGTACCCAATACTACAGCATCAACTGCTGCAGCAGCTAGTGGGGCTGGACTCCTACCCACCCCACCCCAGCCTCTCATGTCACAAATCACTCAG CCACCTGCGGCCCTGGCTGCTGCCGCTGCTGTTGGAGCTGGGGATAATCTCTCTCTCCTTAGTGATAGTTTCTCTGCCTTGGGAGTACCACAGCCACCACCACTTAACAACGTAGACCCATCAAAGGTTGAGGAGATAAGGAGGACCATATATGTCGGCAATTTGGATTCAGCT ACCGTCCTGGCCGAGCAGCTGTTGACCTTCTTCCAGCAAGTCGGAGAGGTTAAGTATGTGCGAATGGCCGGAGATGAGACCCAACCAACAAGgtttgcttttgtagagttcACAGACCAGGCCTCTGTGGCAAAGGCACTCACTCACAATGGAGTGATGTTTGCCGGACGCCCAATcaa GATTAACCATTCCAacaatgcgatcgtgaagcccCCTGGTAAGACTCAAGAAGCTATCCAGAGAGAGTTGGCAGAGACCATGAAACAAGTTAGAGATGCCCAGGCACTCATCCAAGCAGCTATCGATCCAG CATTACAACCTGAAGTAAAAGACAAAGTGAAAG CTGTTGTGGCAGCTGAGGAGAAGGATGAAAAGAAAGACAAGAAACGAAGCCCATCACCCAGCCGACGAAGAAGATCACGATCTCGCTCTAGGAGACGTTCCCGTTCACGGTCTCCCCGTCGTTCCCACTCTAGACGGCGGTCGCGTTCGTGGACACCTCCCCCTCGACGGCGATCACGATCCCCACGGAGAAGGAGATCAAGAACACCTCCTAGACGATCACGGACACCTCCCCGGAGACGAAGGTCACGGACAAGGTCACCACCACCAAGACGTAGAAGGTCAAGGTCAAAGAGCAGAGATAGACGCTCAAGGTCAAG GGATAGACGCAGACCTAAATCAAGGACTCCTCCCAGAAGCTACAGCTCTCGACGTCGAAGCAGGAGCAAGAGCCG TGACCGCAGTCGCTCTCATTCACCTATTCGCCGACGCCGAAGCCCCAGTAGGTCCCCTCCACCTCCCCCACGTCGACGTAGTCGTACTAGATCCCCACCGATCCGGTCCAAAAGACGCAGCAGATCCAGGTCACCGATTCCCATCCGGCGACGCCATTCTCCAAGCAGGTCAATATCACCTCCCAAGAGAAGGTCAAGATCGGGCTCAAGGTCACCTCCAAGAAA GcataagaaggagaagaagaaccGTCGTAGTCGCAGCAAGGAGCGCAGCAGTAGCAGCCGCAAGCACAAGAAGGACAAAGACAAGgacaaggagagagagaaggagaaggaCAAGGAGAGGGACAGATCCTCCGAGAGAAAGAGCAAGGATGAGGATCCCTCCAAGAGTGGCAAACCTTCTAAGGTGAAACGGGATTATGATGAGGAAGAGAAGGGGTTTAACAGTGATAAGGAAGAGGGTGATGCCGGTGGGGAAGGGAAGGGGAAAGGCTATGACGCAGATGCAGACATACAGAATGTAGACATGGACATGGACTCGGATTAA